aaaaaaaaaactgttctGTAAAAACAGCTCAGTTGTTAGGAATCTCCTCACCTCCTCCCTTTGCTGATCCAACAACATCAGGCAATAGAATCCTCGGTGGAGTTAACTTTGCATCTGCAGCTGCTGGCATCCTTGATGAATCAGGCCAAAACTATGTAATTTCTGAGCTTTGTGTGTGTCTcattacttttaaatttatagaCAAGAGGGTGGTGATGGATGGATGGATGTAATGTGCAGGGAGATAGATTCACCATGAACCGGCAAATGGTGAACCTAGGGACGACCGTGACCCAGTTAAGAACCATGATGAGCCCTCAAAACTTAACGGATTACTTGGCAAGATCGCTTGTGATTCTCGTTTTTGGAAGCAATGACTATATCAACAACTACCTTATGCCTAATCTCTACTCCTCCAGCATCAGATACAGACCGCCTGAGTTCGCCAACCTACTTCTCAGTCAATACGCTCGACAACTTCTTGTATGATAACATCAAATCTTGTTgtagtatatattattatccTTCAATGATAATCATTTTTGAAACTATGTGTAGACACTGTACGGCCTAGGTCTAAGGAAAATATACATAACTGGAGTAGCACCACTAGGCTGCATACCAAGCCAAAGAGCCACAGGAGTTGGACCACCCGGGAGATGTGTTGACACAGTGAACCAGATACTAGGAACGTTTAACCAAGGGATAAGATCAATTGTTGACCAGCTGAACCAACGCTTACCTGGAGCCATCTATGTATACGGTAACACATATGGTGCCTTTGGTGACATGCTAAACAACCCAGCTGCTTATGGTATAGTTTAGATTACTTTGGCTGCTAAAATGAGTTTTTTCTATGAggtttatatatacatgtatggGTACAGGACTGAGTGTAGTGGACAGGGCTTGTTGTGGGGTTGGGAGGAACCAAGGACAAATCAATTGTTTGCCGTTGCAGAACCCATGTCCTAACAGGTCACAGTATCTGTTTTGGGATGCATTTCATCCTACTCAGAGTGCTCTCTCTGTTCTGGCTAGACGAGCTTTCTATGGACCACCTAACGACGCATATCCTGTCAATATCCAACAGATGACTCTCCttcactagtttttttttttgtgtgtgtgttttctctGAGTCTCAAAGATATAACATATGTTGCTGCTAATAAATATATAGGCATGTAAGATAGTGAACTCTTTCAAAGTAAATCTAAAGCTGTTGTTATGCGCATAACATGATGTGTATGACTCTCCttcactagttttttttttttttttttggtgtgtttCTCACTTTTAAAGTTGTATGTTATGATACTTAAAACTTGTCTATAAAGTTGAAACCAGAATGTTTTTACCGCATAATAAAgataaaatgtttgttttctGCTACTGG
The sequence above is drawn from the Raphanus sativus cultivar WK10039 chromosome 7, ASM80110v3, whole genome shotgun sequence genome and encodes:
- the LOC108816971 gene encoding GDSL esterase/lipase At1g71250-like, whose product is MMRIQSGGYAFIIVAVMASVITQQPELVTGQARVPAMFVLGDSLVDVGNNNFLATIARANYLPYGIDLNFRPTGRFSNGLNFIDLLAQLLGISSPPPFADPTTSGNRILGGVNFASAAAGILDESGQNYGDRFTMNRQMVNLGTTVTQLRTMMSPQNLTDYLARSLVILVFGSNDYINNYLMPNLYSSSIRYRPPEFANLLLSQYARQLLTLYGLGLRKIYITGVAPLGCIPSQRATGVGPPGRCVDTVNQILGTFNQGIRSIVDQLNQRLPGAIYVYGNTYGAFGDMLNNPAAYGLSVVDRACCGVGRNQGQINCLPLQNPCPNRSQYLFWDAFHPTQSALSVLARRAFYGPPNDAYPVNIQQMTLLH